The genomic stretch CAAGCCAATATTATCGATGTTGACTTTTATTTTCTGTCCCGGTGTGGTTAACCGCCAGCGGTATTTCATGTCCAATGTCATGAACGGCGACACATGAAATTCTTTTGGCGTTAGCGCACTCGATTGCATATCAACCAAATAGTAATGACGTTGATTCCATGGGGTATTACTGACTTCCGCCAACATGTATTTACAGTCTCCAGATTGCTCAAAACAATAGTATAAATTGATTGGACTAAAGTAGATCCCCAAGCAGCGACATTGCACTAACATCAACACCCTAGAACCATCCCAATCACCACCCAGTTTGGCTACTTTATTTTCTATACGTTGACGCAGCGTACCTGGATCATTTTTTAGATAATCTTTTTCAAAAAAACGGATCGGATTAAACCAATGTTTGCCCAATAACCAATGCTGATTAATGACACCGTCGAGCTCATCAAGATCTATACCTAACATGGCTATTTGATAGGTAAAGCTGTTTTTCCGTGGGCTAAAGCGACGGTGGGTGACGGATCCTTGGTAAAGACCGCTGTGATGGGGGCTATAACGGGGCCTAGCTGTCATAGCTGAATACCAAAGCGCTGCGCTACTATGACAGCGCTGTTGACGCCGTCTTCATGGAAGCCATGATGCCAGTAAGCACCGGTAAAATGAGTGCGGTTCTGACCACAAATTTCTGTGCGGCGCTGTTGTGCTGCCAGGCTTAGATGGTTAAACACGGGGTGATGATAGACAAATTTCTGAATGATCTTTTGTGGTTCTATCTGCTCGGTTTGATTCAAAGTCACACAGAATGTATGTTTTGATTCAATGCCTTGCAGTATATTCATGTTATAAGTCACACACGATGGTTTGCTGAGCTGCGCTTGTTTATCTGCACTGAGTAAATAATTCCAGCTTGCCCATGAGCGAATATTTCGCGGTAAAATATTAATATCGGTGTGTAGCACCACTTCATTACGGCTATAAGGAATCGCGCCCAAAATAGCGGTTTCTTGTTCTGAAGGGTCGGCGAGTAAGGCGAGTGCTTGATCGGAGTGACAAGCAAACACCACTTCATCAAACAACTGCTCGCTGCCATCTGCCAATTGTATCGTTACATGGGTTGCGGTACGTATGACACGGGCTATATTACTGTTAAGCTGGATCTTGTCTTTGAAGGAAGCAATCAATGGCGTGATATACTCTCGCGAACCACCTGGGATCACATACCATTGTGGTCGGTCTTGGATATTTAACAAGCCATGGTTAAAGAAAAAACGCACAAAAAACTTAAGTTGAAAGTCCTTCATTTCGTTTAAGCTGGTGGACCAAATCGCTGCGCCCATAGGCAAAATATAATTTTGACAAAAGTAATCTGAAAACCCGTTCTCAGTTAAAAAAGCCCCTAATGTGTGCTCATCATCAATATCATCAGCATGATAATGAGCTTTACAGCGTTTATTAAAATTCAATATTTCTGCGATTAACCGCCAAAATTTAAAATTAAACAGATTACGGCGTTGGGAAAATAAACCATTTAAATCACAACCGTTGTATTCCAAATTATTATTCTTGTTGAATACGCTAAAGCTCATTTCAGTGTCTTGTAATGGTACATTGAGCTGCTTGAGTAATTTTAAAAAATACGGGTAGGTTTTGTTATTACAGACGATAAAACCGGTATCAATAGCATAATCTTGGCCATCGTAATGAATGTCTTTGGTTGCGGTATGGCCGCCAATGTAATCATTTTTTTCAAACACAGTGACATCATGCTGCTGATTTAATAAATAAGCGCTGGTGAGTCCAGAGATACCGGTACCGATAATTGCAATATTTTTTTTCATTATTTAACTTCCTTGTGCTGGATATCTGTAGACGCTGATATGTTGATAAAAATGCATTTATGACATTCTCAAGGCTATTTTCTGCCATAACGAAAAAGGGAATAGGCGTATCACTTTCATGATCCAAATAAAATAACGTGGAAAGTTAATTTCAACTTTATTGTTATCCAGCCCTAAAGCGATATAACGAGCGGCCTGTTCAGCGGTGATAATTTGGGGCATCACAAAGGTATTTTTTTGGGTTAATGGTGTATCAACAAATCCAGGATGAATGACGGAAACATGAATGTTGTGCGCTTTTAAATCTATGCTTAATGTTTTTGCTAGATAAGTAAGACCTGCTTTTGAGGCTCCGTAAGCTTCTGCGCGGGGCAGGGGTAAAAAAGCCGCGCTAGAACTGGTTAGCGCTAGCTTGCCGCCTGACTTGATTAATTTTAACCATGCTTGCAGGCAGTAGCCCACAGAGATTAAATTTGTGGTGATGATACGGGCAAATAGATCACCATCAAAATCTTTCGCATCATCAATGTATTCACAATCACCAGCATTGAGGATCATTATATCTAAGGGTGGTAAGTTTAAACTGGCTTGTTTGATGCTTTCTTTACAGGTGACATCACAAATTAAGGGCGTGATGTTGTCATAAGCAGCGCTGAGCTTGTTAAGGCGTTGTAGATTACGACCGCCAGCAAAAACCTGATAACCCTTGTCGGCGTAATGAGTCGCTAACGCTTTACCAATCCCTGACGATGCACCTGTAATTAATACTGATTTCATTATTTAATGCTCCTTATCCAGTAAACCGTTATGCAATATTATTTTTTAAATAACGCACCGCGTGCCCCAAGACTGGCACATGTTCGTACAACATAGCCCCTACATCGAGATAATCGCGATGGTAAATCACTTTATCGTCAAGTGCTTTAAGGTGTGAATGACCTGAAACTGTGATTGCCTTACCACGATTTAATTTCGGGTGTATGTAGGTCATATCCCAATAAATAGCGGCTTCTGTATCATTGAGTACTTGGTGGGTTATATCGAATGTACAACTGGCTAAGTTGGTGTAAAGGTTTTCAAAATAACTGACTAGGTTGGCAATACCTGCAACTTCATGCAAGGGATCTTGAAACTTAATATCATGGTGATAAACTTTTTTCAGCGAGTGTAAGTTTGTTTTATTTAAACGTGTATAGACATCAATAAAGTGACTGAGCCACAGGCTGTTATCTTGTTCCAACGTCGTATCATTTAGTGCGGTATTTATCATGTCAATTCCATCTAATGATTAAGCTATTTGAATAAGGTATGTTAATAATTGTCATGTCTTTAATACGCTTGGAGGTTAAGAAAGGATCATAATTATTTTATGAAAAAGACGATTACTTATGAAAAAGACTGCCTGCTTGAAAATACAGCTTGATGCCAAAAAATGTGCGTAACAAATACTATTTTAGTGAAGAAAATAACAAGATGCATATAAAATGAGTGACAGTTATCAATTGTTTATCAATAAACTGCCATCACTGCTAATAAATAAAGTTACCCAGTGGATTAAGTATTTTAGCCACACCTTCGGTGAATCTCAGTGGACTATCAACAACGGTGTAACACAGGCAACCATGCTTAGTCATAGGGCTGTGAGTATGAGCACTATCAAGCAGAATAAAGTCGCCTTTATTGTACGTCCCCATTTCATCTTCAAAACTGCCTTCAAGTAACAGAGTCAACTCGCTGCCTTTATGTGTATGGTTAGGGATCAGGCCGCCAGCTTGGATATGCAGCAAACTTGTGTGTATGTCCCCTTCATTCAGCTCCAATCGAGAGCGTGTTAACTTGCCGACGCTAAGCTGCTTACCTAAGGCGATATGTTGTAATGCGCGAGGTAACTGGTATTCGGTGTTATTAAAACTGATGGATTGTGGCATTGTTACTGCTATATCAATGCTTTCACTGTCGTCTGTAATAGCGTTAATTAAGCTGTCCATTTCCCAATCGTTAAATAACATATCAGCGGTTAAAGCGCACTCGTCATGCACAGGTGTGTTGAAGGTATTATTTGCATGCTTTGACTCTAACTGTGCGACCTTGTTGCGGCAGGTATCGCATAGCTCAACATGCATCGCGATAGCAGCACTAAACGAGGCTGGTAGCTGACCCGTAACAAAGGTATCGAGTAACTCATGGCTAGGATGATATTTAATCATGAATCTTCTCCGATATACTGTTTTAGCTTAGCGAGTGCTAAACGTAATCTTGATTTGACGGTACCGACTGGAATATCAAGCTGCTTAGCAAGCTGTTCTTGCGAGAGCTCATTGAAGTACACACCTTTAATTACCTGTTGCTGATTGTCGGGTAGTTGCTCCACATGGTCGGACATAGTACGGCTCATCAGATGATCAGGATAGGCTTCTTCATTATTATTCTCATCGCTGTCGAGCATCGGCCAGATATCATCACTGATGGTATCTTCTTTATTAGATTGGATCTTTCTGAGCATATCAAAAGACACATTACGCATTACGGTATAAACCCAAGTACTGGCTTTACCTTTGGTTTCATCGTAGGTGTGGGCTTTTTTCCATACCTTGGTCATTGTTTCTTGCAACAATTCTTTGGCACTGGCTTCATTATTGAATGTTTTAATACCAAAGCGGATTATTTTAGGTGCAAACCATTTGAACAAAGTTGCAAAGGCGACTTTATCTCGGGCATTACCTATTTTGACTAAGCATATGCTTAGGTCTTGTGTGTCGTCATCTTCCATAATGGACTTTCTAGTTACGTAATTGACCTGAGGTGAATTACTTATACTGATAGGATTTATCATCTGGATCCTTCATATAATGTCGCTATGCTGTGTTAAAGATTGATACGTGCTGATTGATTACATCGATCACTTTATTTCAATCACTTTTTATTTCAACAAGTCAGGCAGGCGCATTATGATGTCCATTAATTGTAGTATGCAAGAAGGCTAAGCATTGTTCAAAGCTTTCTGGCGCCATAAAGTTAATTTTATCTTTAATATCTAAAGGTAATAGCTCGATAAAGCGCGCGCAGACCCAAGGTAAATCTTGCTCATTAGCGTGGGGGTAAAGTGCGGCTAAGTGTTGGTGCTCCGCAAAAATTGTGTTTAAGACAGACATTAATTTTTTATTTTCTTTATTATTTTGTGCTGTTTTACTCAGTTCGTATTTGTCTGGCCAATGTTGAAGTGCGTGAAAAGAGCCTCTGAGCAGGCCATCAGCCTCAGATTCGACCGAGGTGATTTCAATTAATTTTTTTGCTTTGATATCGATGCAGAGCAAGTCATCTGTTGATGTATTAAAGTCAATTATCTCGACCCAAGCGGCAATACTGCTTTTAGCGTTGGTATGGCTTATATAAGATGTTGATTGTTTATAAGGTAACAAAGCAAACCCGCCATCTCGATAAGACTCTGTGACTAGGCGAATATATTTGGGTTCAAATATATTTAAGCGCGTTACGCCACCGGGAAGTAACACGATAGGTAAGGGGAAGATTGCTAACATCATAAATGTGTCCTCGAATTAATTTCACACTGGGCAATACGAGGGGGCGGGTGTGATCGATCATTTTAACATGAAGATAATGTGTAAATAATGCATCAATAAAGTGATCGAAGTTATAAATTAGCCGTATTACTATTTATACAATGACTTACCAATAATAACTTACTCGCAATAACCACGTAACTATAAGCAGGTGAACATGAATAAATTAAAGTGGCTCCTTATCGTATTAACCACATTATTAGCAGGCTGCTCGTCTAGCTACACGAACCAATCTTTAGTGGGGCAAACATTGCCTGCTTTTTCTGGGCAAACCTTAGAAAAGCAAGATGTATCTATGCCAGCCTTGTTTGGCAATAAAACCACGCTATTGCTGGTGGGATATAAACAAGATACCCAGTTTGATATCGACCGCTGGTTAATTGGTTTAGACATGACAAGCACATTGGTCGATATTTATGAATTACCTGCTATTCAAGGCATGTTTCCAAAAATGTTTAGTTCAATGATTAATAATGGCATGCGTCGGGGAATACCGAAGGAGCTATGGGGTGGGGTGATTACCTTGTATGACGATGGTGAAAAAATGCAGCAATACACGGGGAACGAAAACCCGAACAACGCCCGTATCATCTTGCTAAACAGTAATAATGAAATTGTTTATTTCTATGATCGTGGCTTTTCTGTTGGGGCGTTAAATAACCTGCGTTCAGTATTGGATAAACTCGAATGAAATTGATTAAACGGCTCAATAACTGAATGAAAACAGTAAACAATCACAGTTTTGCAGTTAAATTCTACATATTGAGGTGTTTATTACATTTGTCGTATAACTAATGAGCAGATTGGATCACAGTATTAAAAAAGTTTGACGGCAACGGAGCAACTCTGTAATATCCTTCCTCGTTGACAGGCACTGTCTTCAACAGTTCGGTGATTAGCGCAGCTTGGTAGCGCACCTGGTTTGGGACCAGGGGGTCAGAGGTTCGAATCCTCTATCACCGACCACGACTCCTTAGCTCAGTTGGATAGAGCAACGGCCTTCTAAGCCGTAGGCCATAGGTTCGAATCCTATAGGGGTCACCATATTATCTACGTAAAGTAGAGAGTTAATTCGTTTACCAAAACGGGTTGATGTAAAAGTTTGTGGCGGTTGTAGCTCAGTTGGTAGAGCCCCGGATTGTGATTCCGGTTGTCGAGGGTTCAATCCCCTTCAGTCGCCCCATATTTGATAACTCACTAAGGTGACGTTATCGACCCTTGTCAGTATTACCTGCTGATAAGTTGTAAGTTAGTGCGGAAGTGGCGGAATTGGTAGACGCGCTAGATTTAGGTTCTAGTATCGCAAGGTGTGAGAGTTCAAGTCTCTCCTTCCGCACCATGTTCGGTGATTAGCGCAGCTTGGTAGCGCACCTGGTTTGGGACCAGGGGGTCAGAGGTTCGAATCCTCTATCACCGACCAATTATTTTTTCCAAGTAATTGGAATTGAAAAAAGCCTGCTCATTGAGCAGGCTTTTTTCGTTATACTGTTTTTTAAAAGTTGCTGAGTTCATTGGTTTAAGTCAGCAGTTCAAATAATACCAGTTGCGTTAAATATGTGATCAATTATTTCGCAGGAAAAATTGACAATAACAAGACGTTAATTGCCGTAACTAGTTATTCTAATTGCAAAATTAACAACGTAGTTAGTGTCGGTTTTAACCAGAAAGAATGATCAGCTATTTATCGTGATTGGTATAAAGCCTATTTATCAAGGATTAAACTATTATGACTGACAATACCCAATTTTTAGAAAAGCTAAACAACGACATCGACACTAAATTACAATTTGTTGATTACGCAGAAACGAAAGTAAACAAGCATCTAGCTAAAAGCGAGCAACCTGAAACAAAACACTTTGCGATCAACATTGCATTGCTAGCGTTAGAAGAAGAGCAAAACACAGCGACTTATTCTGCGTTATTAAAATTGTTAGTTGTACAGTTAGAAATTTACCTAGCACTGCCTGCGACAACGGTTGCTGATGATTTCCGCGCTGAACTAAAAGACACTATCGCGCAAATCAACGCGCTTGTAGCTGAAGTAGAAGCCGCTGCACTGTAATTGTTAATAATGTAGGTTTTATTTTTAACTAATAG from Moritella marina ATCC 15381 encodes the following:
- a CDS encoding DUF1365 domain-containing protein; amino-acid sequence: MTARPRYSPHHSGLYQGSVTHRRFSPRKNSFTYQIAMLGIDLDELDGVINQHWLLGKHWFNPIRFFEKDYLKNDPGTLRQRIENKVAKLGGDWDGSRVLMLVQCRCLGIYFSPINLYYCFEQSGDCKYMLAEVSNTPWNQRHYYLVDMQSSALTPKEFHVSPFMTLDMKYRWRLTTPGQKIKVNIDNIGLNRIDSHSTDLSNTNLKNNKLFDVAMRLDKTKITTIALGKGWLTLPFSIIKVLCLIYWQALKLVAKRIPFIPYQKHGE
- a CDS encoding NAD(P)/FAD-dependent oxidoreductase yields the protein MKKNIAIIGTGISGLTSAYLLNQQHDVTVFEKNDYIGGHTATKDIHYDGQDYAIDTGFIVCNNKTYPYFLKLLKQLNVPLQDTEMSFSVFNKNNNLEYNGCDLNGLFSQRRNLFNFKFWRLIAEILNFNKRCKAHYHADDIDDEHTLGAFLTENGFSDYFCQNYILPMGAAIWSTSLNEMKDFQLKFFVRFFFNHGLLNIQDRPQWYVIPGGSREYITPLIASFKDKIQLNSNIARVIRTATHVTIQLADGSEQLFDEVVFACHSDQALALLADPSEQETAILGAIPYSRNEVVLHTDINILPRNIRSWASWNYLLSADKQAQLSKPSCVTYNMNILQGIESKHTFCVTLNQTEQIEPQKIIQKFVYHHPVFNHLSLAAQQRRTEICGQNRTHFTGAYWHHGFHEDGVNSAVIVAQRFGIQL
- a CDS encoding SDR family NAD(P)-dependent oxidoreductase, which codes for MKSVLITGASSGIGKALATHYADKGYQVFAGGRNLQRLNKLSAAYDNITPLICDVTCKESIKQASLNLPPLDIMILNAGDCEYIDDAKDFDGDLFARIITTNLISVGYCLQAWLKLIKSGGKLALTSSSAAFLPLPRAEAYGASKAGLTYLAKTLSIDLKAHNIHVSVIHPGFVDTPLTQKNTFVMPQIITAEQAARYIALGLDNNKVEINFPRYFIWIMKVIRLFPFSLWQKIALRMS
- a CDS encoding nuclear transport factor 2 family protein, whose amino-acid sequence is MINTALNDTTLEQDNSLWLSHFIDVYTRLNKTNLHSLKKVYHHDIKFQDPLHEVAGIANLVSYFENLYTNLASCTFDITHQVLNDTEAAIYWDMTYIHPKLNRGKAITVSGHSHLKALDDKVIYHRDYLDVGAMLYEHVPVLGHAVRYLKNNIA
- a CDS encoding ChrR family anti-sigma-E factor; the protein is MIKYHPSHELLDTFVTGQLPASFSAAIAMHVELCDTCRNKVAQLESKHANNTFNTPVHDECALTADMLFNDWEMDSLINAITDDSESIDIAVTMPQSISFNNTEYQLPRALQHIALGKQLSVGKLTRSRLELNEGDIHTSLLHIQAGGLIPNHTHKGSELTLLLEGSFEDEMGTYNKGDFILLDSAHTHSPMTKHGCLCYTVVDSPLRFTEGVAKILNPLGNFIY
- a CDS encoding sigma-70 family RNA polymerase sigma factor, encoding MEDDDTQDLSICLVKIGNARDKVAFATLFKWFAPKIIRFGIKTFNNEASAKELLQETMTKVWKKAHTYDETKGKASTWVYTVMRNVSFDMLRKIQSNKEDTISDDIWPMLDSDENNNEEAYPDHLMSRTMSDHVEQLPDNQQQVIKGVYFNELSQEQLAKQLDIPVGTVKSRLRLALAKLKQYIGEDS
- a CDS encoding LON peptidase substrate-binding domain-containing protein, encoding MMLAIFPLPIVLLPGGVTRLNIFEPKYIRLVTESYRDGGFALLPYKQSTSYISHTNAKSSIAAWVEIIDFNTSTDDLLCIDIKAKKLIEITSVESEADGLLRGSFHALQHWPDKYELSKTAQNNKENKKLMSVLNTIFAEHQHLAALYPHANEQDLPWVCARFIELLPLDIKDKINFMAPESFEQCLAFLHTTINGHHNAPA